In Vigna radiata var. radiata cultivar VC1973A unplaced genomic scaffold, Vradiata_ver6 scaffold_195, whole genome shotgun sequence, a single genomic region encodes these proteins:
- the LOC106779329 gene encoding aspartyl protease family protein 2-like: MVLRVSLFLVLLLLHNSCTVESIFEHLNQNDLNGSSLAAVKFPDHAHFNADSSSTETGCSFSKSEKFESSAATLTSNEGTDGENGEAASVAAGHHKQSVKLNLRHHSESKDAEPKKSVVDSTVRDLKRIQTLWRRVIEKKNQNTISRLEKAQEQSRKFYKPEVAAPAATPEYFSGQLVATLESGVSLGSGEYFMDVFVGTPPKHFSLILDTGSDLNWIQCVPCYACFEQNGPYYDPKDSSSFKNITCHDPRCQLVSSPDPPQPCKAETQSCPYFYWYGDSSNTTGDLAIETFTVNLTTPKGKSELKLVENVMFGCGHWNRGLFHGAAGLLGLGRGPLSFATQLQSLYGHSFSYCLVDRNSNSSVSSKLIFGEDKELLSHPNLNFTSFVGGKENPVDTFYYVQIKSIMVGGEVLKIPEGTWHLSAGGGGTIIDSGTTLTYFAEPAYDTIKEAFVRKIKGYQLVETFPPLKPCYNVSGVEKIELPEFTILFADGAVWDFPVENYFIQIQPEDVVCLAILGTPRSALSIIGNYQQQNFHILYDVQKSRLGYAPMNCADV, from the coding sequence ATGGTTTTGAGGGTTTCTCTCTTTCTGGTTCTCCTTTTGTTACACAACTCCTGCACTGTGGAATCCATTTTTGAGCATCTCAATCAGAATGATCTCAATGGATCTTCTCTTGCGGCAGTCAAGTTTCCTGATCATGCACACTTCAATGCTGATTCTTCATCCACGGAAACTGGGTGTAGTTTCTCAAAGTCAGAGAAATTTGAGTCTTCTGCAGCAACCTTGACATCCAATGAAGGCACTGATGGTGAAAACGGAGAAGCAGCTTCTGTGGCAGCAGGACATCACAAGCAATCTGTGAAACTCAATTTGAGACACCACTCAGAGAGCAAAGACGCTGAGCCTAAAAAGTCTGTGGTTGATTCTACAGTGAGAGACTTGAAGAGAATTCAGACCCTTTGGAGAAGGGTCATAGAGAAGAAGAATCAAAACACAATTTCAAGGCTGGAGAAAGCACAGGAGCAATCGAGGAAGTTCTACAAGCCGGAGGTGGCTGCTCCGGCAGCCACGCCGGAATATTTCTCCGGTCAGCTTGTAGCAACCTTGGAGTCAGGGGTGAGTCTTGGCTCTGGTGAGTACTTCATGGATGTGTTTGTTGGCACACCTCCTAAGCATTTTTCTCTGATACTTGATACTGGCAGTGATCTTAATTGGATTCAATGTGTTCCTTGTTATGCTTGTTTTGAGCAAAATGGACCGTATTATGATCCTAAGGATTCTAGTTCTTTTAAGAATATAACTTGTCATGATCCAAGGTGCCAATTGGTGTCATCCCCAGACCCTCCTCAGCCCTGCAAGGCTGAGACTCAAAGCTGTCCATACTTCTATTGGTATGGGGATAGTTCCAACACAACTGGGGATTTGGCAATTGAAACTTTCACTGTGAATCTCACCACCCCTAAGGGAAAGTCTGAACTGAAGCTTGTTGAGAATGTCATGTTTGGTTGTGGCCATTGGAATAGAGGACTTTTCCATGGGGCTGCTGGATTACTAGGCTTGGGGAGAGGGCCATTGTCATTTGCTACTCAACTACAATCCCTTTATGGTCATTCCTTTTCCTATTGCCTTGTGGATAGAAACAGCAATTCAAGTGTTAGTAGCAAGTTGATATTTGGTGAGGACAAGGAGCTACTCAGCCACCCAAATTTGAATTTCACTTCTTTTGTTGGTGGCAAAGAGAATCCTGTTGACACCTTTTACTATGTTCAGATAAAGTCTATCATGGTTGGTGGTGAGGTGCTGAAGATTCCAGAGGGCACTTGGCATTTGTCAGCAGGTGGTGGAGGTACAATTATTGATTCTGGCACCACTTTGACTTACTTTGCTGAACCTGCTTATGATACAATCAAGGAGGCATTCGTGAGGAAAATCAAGGGCTATCAACTCGTTGAAACGTTTCCCCCTCTAAAGCCATGCTACAATGTTTCTGGAGTTGAGAAAATTGAGCTGCCAGAATTTACAATCTTGTTTGCTGATGGAGCTGTCTGGGATTTCCCTGTGGAGAATTACTTCATCCAGATTCAACCTGAAGATGTCGTTTGCTTGGCTATTTTGGGGACTCCCAGGTCTGCACTTTCCATAATCGGAAACTATCAACAGCAGAATTTTCACATACTATATGATGTGCAGAAATCAAGACTTGGATATGCACCAATGAACTGTGCTGATGTTTGA